ATACCGCTAGCGCCAACAGCCAGACCCAGAAAAAATCAGGATATCAAAGCAATATTGAGTATGGCGAGTTGCGCTATCTTGCGAATCCCATCCGTGGCTTATTAATTAAGTCTGGATACAAGGTAGTGCAGGCTAAGCCTTCAGTAACTGCGCCAAACCAGGGTGATGAGTATTTTGATATTGTGAAGCGCATCAAAGCAGGTGATTTTGGCGATGCCAATTACGTGCTTTATGGTGTCTTAGCGGAAGTTTCCGTGACCGATAACGTCGATGCTATTCCTGGCACTAAATCTACATCACAGCAAGTAACGCTTGAGGTGACGGTTGATTTCAATGTAGTCGATACGCAAACCAACCAGATTGTGGCTTCCTTCATTGCCTCTGGTGATGGCAAGGAAGTCAGAATCGACGGCAAAGACAATAGCTTCAAGCCAAGCATGGCTAAGTTAATGAAGTTGGCTTCTTTGGATTTAGCTGAAGATGTAAGAAAGAGCTTGGCGAGCCAAAACTTTATTACTAATAATCCAGGCTCCGATGGTGAAAAGCGGAATCTAAAACGCCGCTTAAATGACGATGCCGGTACTCTAAAGGTTTATAAATAAACTTTAATAAAAGCCTGCTTACACCTGAACTGGCGGATGCGTCTTCTCATAGCGCTCCGCCGTTCTTCTAAAAAGATAGAGCAGTAAGCATGCAGCCAATCCAAGGCTGATGCTGTTACCAGCCCAAAATCCGTTAGCGCCTTGTAAAAACGATGGTGTATTGCCAAATACGTTAAAGCCTAAGAGGTAGCCGCCGCCTAATCCCACACCCCAAAGGGATCCCGCATAAATCAGCATAGGCCAAAAGGCAATGCGATAGGCGCGCAGAATAAATGCGGCCGTTACTTGTAAGGCATCAAAGACTTGATAGAAGGCAATAAATAAAAATAAAGGTACCGCAAATACTTTTATCTCAGCAGGCGGGTCGTATAAATCTAGCAGTTCCATTCTGAACAGCCATACGGCGATGCCAATCGTGATGCAGAGTGCAGTTGTAAAAAATACTGAAGACCAACCAATCTCTTCGGCGCGCTCAGGCTTGTTGGCGCCAATCGATTGGGATACCAAAGTCATGGTTGCAATTGAGAGTGATAGGGGAACCATGTAAATAACAGTGCCCATATTGGCAACAATTTGATGGCCCGCCAATGCAGTAGTACCTAAGCGGGCAATAAATAAGGACATGAAGGTAAACGATGTCACTTCAATCAGATAACTAAAGCCAATTGGCGCACCAAGCTTTAACAAAGTCCAGATGCGATGCCAGTCGGGCAGACTAAATCGTGCAAAGATCTTAAATGGTCTGTAGAAGCGATCAAATACGACAAAGCCAAGAGTCATTAATAACCAAGACCAGTTAATGATGACGGTAGCGACTGCGCAGCCAGGGCCGCCCATGGCTTCAATCCCAAAGCCGCCGTAAATAAAAAGTAGATTTAAGGGCAACTTGAGAGCAAGGCCAATCAGTTGTACAACGGTGATCACGGCGGGGCGTGAGACTGCATTGTGTAAAGCCATTAACACGCGCATTGCCATGCTAGCTGGCAATCCAATTGCCAAGATATTGAGATAGAGCTTTGCTTTGCTTTCAATGTCGCCGCTCACTTGCGAGATCGCTAAAAGATGGTCGGCATTAAGCAAAATAAAGCAGCCCAGAATAGTTAAACCTAAGGCTAGCCAAGTCGCCTGCCGAACCTCTTCACCAATATCGCCGAAACGCTTAGCGCCAAAGAGTTGTCCAGCAATAGGTGCGAGCGCAGAGACAACTCCTGTTAAACCTACATAGATACTGATAAAGATGGCTGAAGCCATCGCAAGGGCTGCCAAGTCATCGGCAGAGTAGCGCGCTGTCATGGCTGTATCTAGTACACCAAAAGCAATGACGGCTAACTGGCCAATCAACAAAGGGCCAGCTAATTTCAGTAGAGAGGGGATATCCTCGCGGAGGCGCGATAACTTAAAGTGCAGCACGTTTTACTCTGGAATAACTTCGTAGAGGCGTAAGCGTTCGTCGCGGTCAGCAGCGCGGCGATCTTCCCACAGCAAGCTGAGTTTTTTGTTATTGAGTTGGGCGTAAGCCTTTGCCTCTGACTGGCTATGGGTCAACATCCATGGGCAATTAGTATCGTCACGCAAATTCAATTTCGTGAAGTAACTAAAAGAGGCGAGTTGCGCAAAGCCAATATTGCTCGTATCAATGCAGCCGCCTCCTGAGGGGACTACTTGTACTAGTCGCGCCGATACCAGGCGATAGGTTTTGGCGTAGTTAATTGTGGGCAGCCATAAGGTCATCAAAAGAACCCACATCAATGTCGTGCCAGACGCAGAGATAATGAGGCAGCGCCAGATTTCTTTCGGGGCACGAGAAGTTCGCCAGCGCACTACAGATATCCATACACCAGTAATAGCAAGCGCCACCACAAAAGCTAAGAGATTAAATTGACTCTCAAACCCTGGTAGTAGACGCGCAATATTAGCGGCAGTGGTTTCTGGGTAGCCAGTAACTTTTGCCAGCCAAATAATCCAAATAGCTAGAGCAATCAGCGTGAAGCTAAACATCGCAAACCAGTCAATGAAGCTAATGACGCTACGCTTGAGAACAGGTAAGCTAAAGGCGGCAATAATGGAAAGGCTTGGAATCAAGATTAACAAATCATGTTCGTTAGCTTCGCTACGGAATAAAACGTAAATCAAGCTGCCAATAAATAAACTCAGGGGAATGCAAAGGTGGGGAGCTCGCCAAGTGCCGGATGCCTTAGTGCGACCCCAGTGTGCCAAGGAAACGATTGCTAGGGGCCATACAGGCCATGCGTAAGCCCAAAAGTTAACGCTTAAAAAGCCCAGCGATTCAACAGAAGGTGTCGCTCGCATTTCGGGCATATTGCGCCAACCTTCTTGTGCAATATGACGCCAGTGGGGAGAAAGATCGGCTAGATACCAAATGATCGGCCAAATTGCAAAACCAATTAAACCGAGAACAGTGCTGGTAAGTGTCCAGCGAAAGCGTAACTTGGCATTGCTAGCGATCACTGCGATGATGGTTGATGTGACAACGATTAAGCTGAGTGTGAGATTGCTCGAGAGGGCAACGATCGCAATACCAAGTCCGGTCCATAAACCACCTTGCCAAGGTTTATCCAATCCTCGTACTGTGCTGTACAACACAATGCTGATGCCCATCAATTGCGCCATCATTGGCGTAGTTTCATGAGCGCGTTGAGCAAGACCTACGCAGGCCAGGAAGATAAGCAATGCACCATCTGCCAGCGTCATGCCGTAACTCTTCATGTCGGGCTGTCCGCCAACTGCGAGTGCCATTGGTTGCACTTCGCGACGACGACCTAACAAATAGGTTGCGTACCAGATTGCCAGCGCCGCAGAGAAAAAGCAGATGGCCGAATAAAGGCGAGCAGCGTTTGCAGCTCCAATGAAGGGGCCAAACCATTCGATGAGTGTGGCGCCAATCCAATAAGGGAGTGGTGTGCCCAAAGAGATATCACGGCCAGCTAAGTGTGGAACGACCCAGTCAAGCGAGTTACCCCGAAATAAAGTCCACATGCCGCCAAACCCAATCGCATCTTCATTCTTCCAAGGATCGCGGAAGAATAGACCGGCAAGACCATAGATCAAAGTCAGCGCAAAAATGATGATGCGCGGAATTGATTTAGTAGCGGCAGCGGTAAGTTTGACCATGTATGGAGTTAAAAATAAAAAAGGCAGCAAACGCTGCCTTAATTATCTCGCAGAGCAGGTATTTAACATACCCCGCGAATAGAAGTGGTTTAAGCCTTCTTCTTAGCTGGCTTTTCAGCAGCTTTAGCTTCTGCAGCAGCAGCTTTTTTCTCGGCTGTTTTAGCAGCGCCATCACCAGTAGCTTTAGCAACAGCTTTGCTACCGAATTTCTGACGGAATTTCTCAACACGACCAGCGGTATCCATAATTTTCTGGGTGCCAGTGTAGAAAGGGTGTGATTCAGATGAAGTCTCGATCTTGGCTAATGGATATTCATTGCCATCTTCCCACTTGATTGTCTCTTTAGTAGACATTGTGGAGCGAGTCTTGAAGCTGAAGTTATTAGAAACGTCTACGAAGACGATTTCACGATATTCGGGGTGAATGCCAGGTTTCATTATGAGTCCTATGAGCGGGTAGCCGTTTGAGCCAAATTGGCTTAAATACTTTCCCAGGTTTTAAAAGCAAGTTAATGGTGCAACAAAGGCGAAATTATGCCATGAAATCAACAACAAAGCGCTGTTTAGGTATGCAAAAGGGGCCAAAACAGCCCCTTTTTGCCTTTAAATAGCCCCTGAGGGTATCTAACCTAGCCTCCGCGACGCATTAAGTCGAAGAATTCGCCATTGTTTTTGGTGGATTTGAGCTTATCAACGATGAAGTTCATCGCCTCAATATCGTCCATATCCGCCAGCAATTTACGCAATACCCAGATCTTCTGGAGGTTTTCAGCTTTAACCAGCAATTCTTCACGGCGGGTGCCGGACTTATTGAGGTTAATAGATGGGTAAACACGACGCTCAGCCAAGCGGCGCTCAAGGTGAACTTCCATGTTGCCGGTGCCTTTGAATTCCTCATAGATGAGGTCATCCATACGGCTACCAGTCTCAATCAAGGCAGTGGCGATGATGGTGAGTGATCCACCTTCTTCAATATTGCGAGCTGCACCGAAGAAGCGCTTAGGGCGTTGCAAAGCATTTGCGTCCACACCACCAGAGAGTACTTTGCCTGATGAAGGAACAACGGTATTGTATGCACGGGCAAGACGAGTGATCGAGTCAAGCAAGATGATCACATCTTTACCCATCTCTACTAAACGCTTTGCTTTTTCAATCACCATCTCAGCAACTTGAACGTGACGCACAGCTGGCTCATCAAAAGTAGAGGCAACAACTTCACCGCGAACGGAACGCTGCATTTCGGTAACCTCTTCAGGGCGCTCATCAACTAGCAACACGATGAGGATAGCTTCGGGATTGTTTGCAGCGATTGCATGTGCAATGTGCTGCATCATCACGGTCTTGCCGGATTTTGGTGAGGCAACAATCAAACCACGTTGGCCATAACCAATAGGGGAGATCATGTCGATGATTCGGCCAGTAAGGTTCTCTTCGGCCTTGATATCGCGCTCTAAGCTAATTACACGGTTTGGGTGTAACGGCGTTAAGTTTTCGAACATGATGCGGTTCTTGAGAGCTTCTGGAGCCAAACCGTTGATCTTATCTACCTTTACCAATGCAAAGTAACGTTCGCCATCTTTAGGGGTGCGTACTTCACCTTCAACGCTGTCACCAGTGTGTAAGTTAAAGCGGCGTATCTGCGCAGGAGAGATATAAATATCATCAGGCGAAGCCATATAAGAGGCTTCAGGGGAGCGCAAGAAACCAAAGCCGTCAGGCAATACTTCCAAAGTGCCGTCGCCGAAAACTGTTTCGCCAGCTTTCGCACGTTTTTTCAAAATAGCAAACATCAATTCTTGTTTGCGCATCCGTTGAGTGTTTTCAATCTCCAAGCTAGCTGCCATTTCGAGCAGAGCGGATACGTGGAGGCCTTTGAGTTCAGTTAATTGCATGTGGTTCTCGGGTGTTGGTAAAGATAAAAATGAATAAAGGGAATTTGTTTTGAGGTATCGCTGCGCTGATTGAAATCACGCAGGTATGGAAAACAGAATTTTGGATATTTGCTAAAAGAAGGGGGAGGTAAATTGCTGGGAATTGGCGCTGTCTTTGATGAAATCCTAAGAGCGCTGAACTGCTGTTAAATGCAATACTACACTAAAAAACGGGTCTGACAAGTACGATAAATCAGTAAAAACCACAGGCTCAGCTGGTGAACCTGTGGTCTGAGACTATTTACAGATGACTATCAATAAAGGCGGTCAACTGAGATTTGGCCAAAGCGCCTACTTTTTGAGCAGCCACGGTGCCATTTTTAAAGAGGATCAAGGTAGGAATGCCGCGAATATTGAACTGGGCAGGTACGCCTTGGTTCTCATCCACGTTCATTTTTGCGA
The window above is part of the Polynucleobacter sp. AP-Kolm-20A-A1 genome. Proteins encoded here:
- a CDS encoding type B 50S ribosomal protein L31, which translates into the protein MKPGIHPEYREIVFVDVSNNFSFKTRSTMSTKETIKWEDGNEYPLAKIETSSESHPFYTGTQKIMDTAGRVEKFRQKFGSKAVAKATGDGAAKTAEKKAAAAEAKAAEKPAKKKA
- the rho gene encoding transcription termination factor Rho, whose product is MQLTELKGLHVSALLEMAASLEIENTQRMRKQELMFAILKKRAKAGETVFGDGTLEVLPDGFGFLRSPEASYMASPDDIYISPAQIRRFNLHTGDSVEGEVRTPKDGERYFALVKVDKINGLAPEALKNRIMFENLTPLHPNRVISLERDIKAEENLTGRIIDMISPIGYGQRGLIVASPKSGKTVMMQHIAHAIAANNPEAILIVLLVDERPEEVTEMQRSVRGEVVASTFDEPAVRHVQVAEMVIEKAKRLVEMGKDVIILLDSITRLARAYNTVVPSSGKVLSGGVDANALQRPKRFFGAARNIEEGGSLTIIATALIETGSRMDDLIYEEFKGTGNMEVHLERRLAERRVYPSINLNKSGTRREELLVKAENLQKIWVLRKLLADMDDIEAMNFIVDKLKSTKNNGEFFDLMRRGG
- a CDS encoding glycosyltransferase family 39 protein, encoding MVKLTAAATKSIPRIIIFALTLIYGLAGLFFRDPWKNEDAIGFGGMWTLFRGNSLDWVVPHLAGRDISLGTPLPYWIGATLIEWFGPFIGAANAARLYSAICFFSAALAIWYATYLLGRRREVQPMALAVGGQPDMKSYGMTLADGALLIFLACVGLAQRAHETTPMMAQLMGISIVLYSTVRGLDKPWQGGLWTGLGIAIVALSSNLTLSLIVVTSTIIAVIASNAKLRFRWTLTSTVLGLIGFAIWPIIWYLADLSPHWRHIAQEGWRNMPEMRATPSVESLGFLSVNFWAYAWPVWPLAIVSLAHWGRTKASGTWRAPHLCIPLSLFIGSLIYVLFRSEANEHDLLILIPSLSIIAAFSLPVLKRSVISFIDWFAMFSFTLIALAIWIIWLAKVTGYPETTAANIARLLPGFESQFNLLAFVVALAITGVWISVVRWRTSRAPKEIWRCLIISASGTTLMWVLLMTLWLPTINYAKTYRLVSARLVQVVPSGGGCIDTSNIGFAQLASFSYFTKLNLRDDTNCPWMLTHSQSEAKAYAQLNNKKLSLLWEDRRAADRDERLRLYEVIPE
- a CDS encoding MATE family efflux transporter: MLHFKLSRLREDIPSLLKLAGPLLIGQLAVIAFGVLDTAMTARYSADDLAALAMASAIFISIYVGLTGVVSALAPIAGQLFGAKRFGDIGEEVRQATWLALGLTILGCFILLNADHLLAISQVSGDIESKAKLYLNILAIGLPASMAMRVLMALHNAVSRPAVITVVQLIGLALKLPLNLLFIYGGFGIEAMGGPGCAVATVIINWSWLLMTLGFVVFDRFYRPFKIFARFSLPDWHRIWTLLKLGAPIGFSYLIEVTSFTFMSLFIARLGTTALAGHQIVANMGTVIYMVPLSLSIATMTLVSQSIGANKPERAEEIGWSSVFFTTALCITIGIAVWLFRMELLDLYDPPAEIKVFAVPLFLFIAFYQVFDALQVTAAFILRAYRIAFWPMLIYAGSLWGVGLGGGYLLGFNVFGNTPSFLQGANGFWAGNSISLGLAACLLLYLFRRTAERYEKTHPPVQV